In the Neisseria sp. KEM232 genome, GTGGAGCGTGCCGACGCGGTAGCGCAGACAGGCCAGGTCGGTGGAGGCGTAAAGGAAGCCGCCGCCTTGTTTCTGCACGATAAACGCGGCCGGTTCGCCTTCTTTGTTTTTAAATTCGTCGAGGAACACGACTTTCGCGCCGTCGTCTTCAACGGCCAAACCCTGCCGCACTAAATCGTCCACCGTGTTTTGCAATTCGGGGTTGTATTTCGATTCGCCCGCCACATCGGCCGGCGTGAGTTTCAGGCCGAGCGTGTCGTAAACCGCCTGTGCGTGGCCGAGCGAGATGTCGACAAACTGCTGCCACAGTTTCAACACGTTTTCATCGCCGCCTTGCAGCTTGACGACATACTCGCGCGCGGTGTCGGCAAAGGCCGCGTCTTCGTCGAAGCGCACTTTGGCGGAGCGGTAAAACTGTTCCAAATCAGAGAGTTCAAATGCGGCATTGTCTTTCTGCTGCTCGACCATATAGGCCACCAGCATGCCGAACTGCGTGCCCCAGTCGCCGACGTGATTTTGGCGGATAACGCTGTCGCCCATAAATTCGAGCACGCGCGAGATGCTGTCGCCGATGATGCTGGAGCGCAGGTGGCCGACGTGCATTTCTTTGGCGAGGTTGGGCGAGGAATAATCGATGACCACGGTTTGCGGCGCGGCCTTTTTCGCTACGCCGCAGCGCGGGTCGTTTAAGGCCGTCTGAACGTGGCGGGCGAGAAAATCGGGTTTGAGGCACAGGTTGATAAAGCCCGGGCCGGCCACTTGTGCGCTTTCGATGACGGCATTGCCCGAGAGCGCGTCGGCAACCTTTTGCGCCAGCTCGCGCGGATTTTGCTTGGCCTGTTTGGCCGCGCCCATCACGCCGTTGATTTGGTAGTCGCCGAAATCGGCGTTTTTGGCCGGTTGGAGCACGACATTGGCACCGGCGATGCCTGCGGCGGCAAAGGCGGCGGCGGCTTCGCGCTCGACGGTTTGGTGTAGATTCATGGTTTGCTCTTTCGTTCAGGCCGTCTGAAAAGGTTTTCAGACGGCCTCTTCAATGTGAAAACGCGGCATTTTACCCGAAAGGCCGTCTGAAAAGGTTTGGGAAAGGTTCAGCCGCGCCAAAATCCCTGCTTCTGCAAAAACGCCGCCAACCGTTCGGCAAACAGGGCATAACCCTCGGCGTTGGCATGAATGGCGTCGGATTTGAGCGCGCCGTCGCTCAGGATGCGCGACCAGCCGTCGGCAAACAGCGGCACGCGGTATTTTTCGGCCAAACCGGCATACAGCGGATGGTCGGACAGGCTGCCGACCAGCGCGCCGAGGCCGGGTTTCGGTTCGGCAATCAGCACGATCGGCACGCCCGCGCCCTGCACGGCGGCGATGGTGTCGCCGATATGGCGGCGGGTGTCGCTTTCGGGCAGGCGGTGCAGGAAGTCGTTGCCGCCGATGCCGAGCAACACCAGCTTGGGCGCGCGTTTGAGCAGCGCGGGCAGACGCGCCAGAGCCTGCGCGGAAGTGTCGCCCGACACGCCGCCGTTGACGACCGTCCAGCCCGTGATGGCGGCAAGGCGCACGGGATAGGCGGCTTCGGGCGGCGCGCCGTAGCCGTAGGTGAGCGAGTCGCCCAAGGCCACAACCGTGCTGCCGCGCGAAATGGCGGCATGGCGGGCGGTTTTGGTGCAGGCGGCTGCGGCCAGCGCGGCGGCGAGGGCGAGGAAGCGGCGGCGGGTGAGGGGCATGGCGTGTTCCGTATCCGTGGAGAAAGCGGCGGATGATACAGGCAAACCGCCCGCCCGTTCCGCTATAATCCGCCGCCAACCGCAACAAAAGGAAAAAACATGGATATTCAGGCCGTCTTAAACGTATTGCGTACCCTGCAAAACCACATCTGCGCCGCGCTGGAAGCCGAGGAGGAAAACGGTGCGGTGTTTCTCGGCGAACACTGGCAAAGCCGCCTCGGCACGGGCGAGAGCCGCGTGCTCAAACAAGGCGCGGTGTTCGAGCAGGCGGGCGTCAACTTCTCCCACGTCAAAGGCGGCGTGATGCCCGCCTCCGCCACCGCAGACCGCCCCGAGCTGGCGGGCGCGGCCTTTGAAGCGGCGGGCGTGTCGCTGGTTATCCACCCGCGCAACCCCTATGTGCCGACCAGCCATGCCAACGTGCGCTGCTTTATCGCCTACCCGCAGGGCGGCGAACCCGTGTGGTGGTTCGGCGGCGGTTTCGACCTCACGCCGTTTTACCCGTTTGACGAAGACATCCTGCACTGGCACCAAACGGCGAAAAACCTGTGCGACAGGTTTTCAAACGGCCTCTATGCCGAATACAAAGACTGGTGCGACCGCTATTTCTACCTGCCGCACCGAGGCGAAACGCGCGGCGTCGGCGGCCTGTTTTTCGACGACCTGAACCGCTGGGACTTCGCCACCTGCCTCGACTTTATCCGCCAGACCGGCGAAGCCTATACCGCAGCCTACCGCCCCATCGTCGCCCGCCGCAAACACACGCCCCACGGCGAGCGCGAACGGCAGTTCCAACTCTACCGCCGCGGCCGCTACGTCGAATTTAACTTGGTGTTCGACCGCGGCACCCACTTCGGCCTGCAAAGCGGCGGCCGCACCGAAAGCATCCTGATGTCCATGCCGCCCCTGGTGCGCTTCGAATACGGCTATGCCCCCGAAGCAGGCAGCGCCGAAGCGCGTTTGCAGGACTACCTCAAACCGCGCGACTGGCTGTCCGAACTGCGCTGAATCTGTTTGTTCCGAATGCACAAAGGCCGTCTGAAAACCCGATTTGGGGTTTCAGACGGCCTTTTTTATTCGCGCCAATGCCCTGCAAAGTTGCCGCAGCGGCGCCGACCCTAGCCCCCCCGCGGAGCGGGAGAGGGGACGCCGTTGCCCGAAAGGTTTCAGACGGCCTCAAACCGGCCTGAAACCTGAAAGGCCGTCTGAAAGCGAAGTTTAAAACGGAGTGAAAACGTGGTTTCAAACCTGAAAGGCCGTTCCCGCCTGCACTCCTGCGGGGGCATAAACGCGGGAATGCCGTTTCTGAAACCGAACATCCCGCCGCGCATCTGCTCCCTCCCCTGCGCCCGCGCGGGGGAGGGTCGGGGAGGGAGTGGCAGTTCGCAGAACTGCATTCGCGCCGATGTCCTGCGAAAGTTGCCGCAGCGGTGCAAGCCCCACCCTAGCCCTCCCCCGCGGGGCGGGAGAGGGAACACGTTTTCAGACGGCCTTTGAGGCCGTCTGAAAACCCAAAAACCGCGTGCGTTGCTGCACAACACACCCTACCCGAAACCCAGTAGGGTGTACCGCCCCAAGCGGCGCAGGCGTTTTCGGCGATACCGGCTATCCGCGCAGAGGCCGTCTGAAAGCCCGAATCTGCCTTTCAGACGGCCTCAGTTTTTGCCTGTGCCCTGTAAAAACACATCGTAATCCGGCAGACAGGGCAGCAGGCCGTCTGAAACGGTGTGGCGGCTGTCGGCGCGCAGGTTGGCGAGGGCGAGGGGGCGGTTGTTTTCGTCGGCGATCAGCGGCCAGCAGGGGCGGATGAAGGGGGGGATGCGGTGTTCGTGCAGGATTTGTTTGGGCGGTTTGCGGCCGTTGGGGGTGTGCAGCAGGTCGCCTTTTTCTATCGGGCGGATGCGCAGGGTTTGGCTGAGGAGGCTGCGCGGCAGGCCGTGGCGGGCGCGGCGGAACTGCCAGCCTGCGGCCTGTAAGTCTGTCAGGCTGCCTTGCACGGCGGCGGGGGTGTACTGCCGCTGCCAGTCTTGCGGCAGGAGGAACAGGCGGTTTCGGCTGGCGATGAGGGTGTGATCGGACAGCGGCCATTGTGCTTCGCCTGTGCCGATTTGGTTGAGCACGCGGCAGAAGTCGGCGAGGAAGGCTTGGTTTTTCAGGCTGCCTCCCGTTTCGAGCAGCAGGCGGCGGGCGGTTTGGCGGCGGCGGGCGGGGGCGAGCTGCCGCCAAGCGGCGGTGTTGAAGCCGTGTGCGTCGTGTACGGCCTGCCAGTCGGCGTCGGCGGTTTCCTGCAATACGGCCAATTCGTCCTGCAAGAGGGCGACGGCGGCGCGGATGTGGGCGTCGAGCTGCGGCTGTATCTCCCGCAGGCGGGGCAGGCCGTCGTGGCGCAGGCGGTTGCGCAGGTAGGCGGGGTCGGCGTTGGCGGGGTCGGTGATGTAGTCGAGGCGGTGTTCTGCGGCGTAGGCGGCCAGTTCGGCGCGGCTGTAGGGCAGAAGCGGCCGCCAGATGTGCACGGCGGGGTTTTCGGCAAGGGGGCGCAGCCCGGGCATGGCGGCGAGGGCGCGCAGGCCGCCGCCGCGCAGGGCGGCGAGGAAGAAGGTTTCGGTTTGGTCGTCGGCATGGTGGGCGGCGGCGAGGATGTCGGCACGGCTGCGGGCGAAGGCTTGGTAACGCGCCTCGCGGGCGGCGGCTTCGATGCCGCGTCCTGCGGGGCGGACGGTAACTTTTTCGACGCGCAGGGGGATGCCGAGGCACTCGCAGCAGCTGCGGCAGAAATCGAGCCAGCCGTCGGCATCGGCGTGCAGGCCGTGGTGGACGTGGACGGCGGTCAGTTCGGCGTTCAGGCTGCCTTTGAGCTGCGCGAGAATGTGCAGCAGGACGACGGAATCGAGCCCGCCGCTGAGGGCGGTTTCAATACGGCGGGCGCGGAGGACGGCTTCGGGCAGGGCGTGGAGGACGGCGGCGGGGACGGGGTGCATAGTTTCGGGTTTTCGGAGCGGGTTGGCGGGAGGCCGTTCCTACCTATACCCCTGCGGGGCATAAACGCGGGAACGATGTTTCTGAAAGCGCGGTTTCGGCGAAGCGAAAACCGCCTTTAAGGCTTCGCCCCGCTGCTTTCGGAAATGTCCAGGGTGGCGGCGCAGGCTGCGGCGGCGCATTCTGTTAGGGTGAGCACGGCGGTGTAGTCGGCGTCGGCGGCTGCCGTCCAAAGCAGGCTCGGGTTTTTCAGGCCGCTCTGTTCGCCCACAAGCGCGCCGTGGCGGGTGGATTCGTCATACAAATCGACATGTGCGCTGCTGTTGAACAGTTGCAGACGCAGTTTGCCGCAGTGTTTGCCGCAGCTGCCGCTGATGCGGTAGGTTTTACCGGCGGCAAGACGGGCGGCGGCGGTGATGGTTTGTCCGGCGGGAAGCTGTTCGGTTTGACTGACGATGCCGCGTGTGGCAGGCGCATTGTCGGCGGCGCAGGCGGCGGATGCGGCAAACAGGGCGGCGAACATCAGGGCGGTTTTTTTCATGGGGTTTCCTTTGGTTGGGGATGGGGTTTGGTTGCGGGGGCGGGTTTCAGACGGCCTCAAAGGCCGTCTGAAAGCCGTAGGATTCAGCGAAGCCAAAACGGGAGGCGGCGTTTCAGGCTGCCTTTAAAGTTCTGAAACCGCGTGCGTTGCGGGGCAACACACCCTACACAGCGGGCTTTCAGGCTGCCTTCGGGCAACTGCAATCCGCTCCCTCTCCTGCGCTTGCGCGGGGGAGGGTTGGGGAGGGGGTGGCGGTTGGAAAACCGCTTTCCCATCGCTCCGCAAAAATTGCCACAGCGGCAACCACCTCCATCCTGCCCCTCCCCCGCGAGCGGGAGAGGGAACGGGGTTTTCAGACGGCCTCTGAGGCAGCCTGAAACGGCAAAACACGGCTTTTCAGGCTGCCTTGGGTTCAGATTTTATACGCCGTTTCGCCCAAGGCTATCGGCGCGGGGTTTTGCGCCACCCATTGCGCGGCGAGTTCGCACAGGCGTTGGGAGAGCGTGCCGTCGTCGCCGAGGATGCCTTTTTGGATGGCGGCGATTTCGGCGAGTGCGTCGGCGGCAAGGGGCGTGCCGAGTTTGGCGTATTTGGGGAAGGCGTTGATCATTTTGCGGTGTTCCCTGCCCCAGTTGCCCATGGCGTTGCGCAGCAGTTCGTCGCGGATGCGTCCGGCGATGCGGATAAGCTCGCCCTGCACGGTGGCTGCCGCGCCGCTTGCGGGGACGAGTTTGTCCCAGCCGTTGATGTATTGATCCCACAGGGTGTCGCCTGCGAGGACGATGGGGGTGGTGAGATCGGGCGACGGCGGCTCTTGGCGCGCGGTTTCGGGATCGACGCCGAACATTTCGCACAGGCGGCGCAGGGCGGCGTAGCCTTCGGGTGTGTGTGGGACTTCAAAGCGTTCCATGTGTTCGTCGTAATGGTCGCGCGACCATGCCACCTGCTCGCGCTGCTGTTCGGTGATGGTCATGCCGGCCTGCAAATAGAGTTCGGCGCAGGCAATCATGTCGGCAATTCTGTCAGAGAGCGGGGCGGTATCCAACAGGCTGTCAAACGGGGTTTGCCCGCGCCGGTTTTTGGCGGCGGGGTTGGCACCGTGCACAAGCAGCAGTTTGACCAGCGGCGCGGTTCGGCGAAATGGAGGATGGTGTTGCCGAACTCGTTGGCGTAATTGGCGTCGGCGCCGTTTTGCAGCAGCACGGCGGCGTGTTCGGCGTTGCCTGATGTAACTTGGTGGTAGAGCGGCGGGCTGTCGTCGGCGGTGCGTTGGAAATTGACGTCCGCGCCGTGGTCGATCAGCCATTGCATAAAGGCGGGCGGGGTGGCGCGCATCGCCAGCGGGTGCGATTTCCCTATGGTGCGCTCGACGGCGTTGATGTCGGTGTCGTCATACACGGCTTGCAGGGCGGCAAGATCGCCTGCTTGGCACAGTTCGCAGAAGTTTTTGGGGAGGGTGGTTTTCTTTTTGGGCATGGGGGAGTCCTTTCTTTGGGTGGAACGGCTTTTCAGACGGCCTTAAAGGCTGTCTGCTTCGGCCGGCACAGTTAACAAAAACAGTCTGTCTGACAGACTAAGGCCGTCTGAAAGCGGAGAAACGGGGCTCTCAGACGGCCTTTTTGTGTTTACGGTTTGGCGTTTGCGGGCGGGGCGGCGGGTTTGGCGTTGTTGAGCCATTGCCATTGTTCGCGGATGGCGCGTTCGAGTGCCTGTTGTTTTTCTTCGGCGTTCGCCAGCCCTTCGGTGAGGCCTTTGTAGTCGAGTGTAACGGAGAGGTTGTCGGGTTTGCCGCGGATGATGAGGGGGACGGGTGTGCCCTGCCCGCCTGCGGGGTAGAGTTTGAGGCGCTCGTTGAGGGTCATGGTGTTGAAGTCGGTGGCGCCGGTGAGTTCGATGCGGAAGGTGTCGGAGTGGAGTTCGGCTTTGTCGTGGCGGCTGATGCCTTTGCCGATGCTGCTGCTCATGGTGAAGCGTTCGAAGGGGGTGGCGGAGTTGCCGTCTGTTTGCACGGGTTGGCTGCCGAGGAGGTTTTGCAGCGCGCGGTTGAGGTTGACGCCGTGCCATGCGCCTTTGCTGAGGTTGAGTTCGAGGGTGCCGGAGAGGGTGCGGGTGAGGCCGGCGCGGCCTGTGCCTTGGGCGGTGAGGTCGATTTCGGCGTCGCCCCTGCCGCTGATGTTGCCGTAGCGGAAGAGATCCTGCATGAGGGGGCGGATATTGATGTTGCGGGCGTATTGTTGCAGGCGGTAGGTGGGCGGGGTGGTGGCGGCCATGCTGATGCCGCCTTCCATCACGCCGTTGTAGAGTTCGGCGCTGAAATCGGGCAGGACGATGCGTTCGCGGTCGGCTTGCAGGCGGGTGGCGAGGTTGTTGATTTCGAGATTGGGCGATTGCAGGGTTTTGACGGCGATGTCGGCTTCGATTTCGGGCGCACCGGGTTTTTGCAGCCAGGCGGGGTAGGCGGCGGCGCTGTCGGCGGGCAGGCTTTCGAGATAGGGAGACAGGGAGAGTTTGTCGAGGCGCAGGTCGGCATTGAGGCGGGCGGGCTGTTTGTCGGCGGCGGGGGTGTAGGCGGCTTTGAGGGCGAGGGCTTCGCGGTCGAGCTGTCCTTTCAGACGGCCTTCCCAAGAGCCGTTGCGGTATGTCCACGAGCCGTCGAGTTCGCTGACGAGGCGGGGGCGGGGGTTGCCGGTGAGGTTGTCGAGGCGGGTGGTGAGTTTGAGGGCGGGCAGCACCCAGTCGGCGCCGCTGCGGTTGACGGCGGTGTCGAGTGTGAAGGCGGTTTGTGTGGCGGCGGTTTTGCGGCTGCCGTTGAGGAGCGCCTGTTCGACGGCCAGCGAGCCGGGGCGCAGGGCGATGTCTTTGGCCGAGAGGGTGGCGTCCCACTGTGCGTCGTCCCATTGCGCGGTGAGCACGGCGTTGGCGGAGCGGGCAGACAGTCCGCCGGCGGCGGCGTTGAGCGCGGGCGCTTCGGCGTTCAGGTGGAGTTTGTAGGCGGGGATGTCGAGCTGCAAACCGGCTTGGGTGAAGCGGATATTGTTGCCGCGCCGCTGCCAGAGGGTGTCGGCGGTGAAACGGAAGGCCAGTTCGGCGTCGCGGTAGCGGCTGCTGCCGGTGAGCGCCATTTCGGGCATCTGCCAGCTGCCGCCGCTGCGGTGGAGCACGCCTTGCAGTTTCCATTGGGTTTCGTTTTCCCACAGCGGGGTTTTCAGACGGCCTTCCGCTTTGATTTGGGTTTGTTCGTCGTCGGCGTTGTTGATGTTGAGGCCGACGC is a window encoding:
- the hemF gene encoding oxygen-dependent coproporphyrinogen oxidase, which gives rise to MDIQAVLNVLRTLQNHICAALEAEEENGAVFLGEHWQSRLGTGESRVLKQGAVFEQAGVNFSHVKGGVMPASATADRPELAGAAFEAAGVSLVIHPRNPYVPTSHANVRCFIAYPQGGEPVWWFGGGFDLTPFYPFDEDILHWHQTAKNLCDRFSNGLYAEYKDWCDRYFYLPHRGETRGVGGLFFDDLNRWDFATCLDFIRQTGEAYTAAYRPIVARRKHTPHGERERQFQLYRRGRYVEFNLVFDRGTHFGLQSGGRTESILMSMPPLVRFEYGYAPEAGSAEARLQDYLKPRDWLSELR
- a CDS encoding ankyrin repeat domain-containing protein; its protein translation is MPKKKTTLPKNFCELCQAGDLAALQAVYDDTDINAVERTIGKSHPLAMRATPPAFMQWLIDHGADVNFQRTADDSPPLYHQVTSGNAEHAAVLLQNGADANYANEFGNTILHFAEPRRWSNCCLCTVPTPPPKTGAGKPRLTACWIPPRSLTELPT
- a CDS encoding AsmA family protein, which codes for MKRLQSGKFWMKLISGGTLLFASAFAAKYFLLSWLFSPENLRRAADEAVAGTERRVRFVENGVSTAIFPRPTVTLKQVELTQPGGAGTQMRAEEMRLGVGWASLFGEPRIEKWVFVRPVVFLTRDAAGEWNVRDLLAKQSGAAVDRIIIEDGRVLVDTPQHRHVLEGVGLNINNADDEQTQIKAEGRLKTPLWENETQWKLQGVLHRSGGSWQMPEMALTGSSRYRDAELAFRFTADTLWQRRGNNIRFTQAGLQLDIPAYKLHLNAEAPALNAAAGGLSARSANAVLTAQWDDAQWDATLSAKDIALRPGSLAVEQALLNGSRKTAATQTAFTLDTAVNRSGADWVLPALKLTTRLDNLTGNPRPRLVSELDGSWTYRNGSWEGRLKGQLDREALALKAAYTPAADKQPARLNADLRLDKLSLSPYLESLPADSAAAYPAWLQKPGAPEIEADIAVKTLQSPNLEINNLATRLQADRERIVLPDFSAELYNGVMEGGISMAATTPPTYRLQQYARNINIRPLMQDLFRYGNISGRGDAEIDLTAQGTGRAGLTRTLSGTLELNLSKGAWHGVNLNRALQNLLGSQPVQTDGNSATPFERFTMSSSIGKGISRHDKAELHSDTFRIELTGATDFNTMTLNERLKLYPAGGQGTPVPLIIRGKPDNLSVTLDYKGLTEGLANAEEKQQALERAIREQWQWLNNAKPAAPPANAKP
- the tilS gene encoding tRNA lysidine(34) synthetase TilS, encoding MHPVPAAVLHALPEAVLRARRIETALSGGLDSVVLLHILAQLKGSLNAELTAVHVHHGLHADADGWLDFCRSCCECLGIPLRVEKVTVRPAGRGIEAAAREARYQAFARSRADILAAAHHADDQTETFFLAALRGGGLRALAAMPGLRPLAENPAVHIWRPLLPYSRAELAAYAAEHRLDYITDPANADPAYLRNRLRHDGLPRLREIQPQLDAHIRAAVALLQDELAVLQETADADWQAVHDAHGFNTAAWRQLAPARRRQTARRLLLETGGSLKNQAFLADFCRVLNQIGTGEAQWPLSDHTLIASRNRLFLLPQDWQRQYTPAAVQGSLTDLQAAGWQFRRARHGLPRSLLSQTLRIRPIEKGDLLHTPNGRKPPKQILHEHRIPPFIRPCWPLIADENNRPLALANLRADSRHTVSDGLLPCLPDYDVFLQGTGKN
- the argS gene encoding arginine--tRNA ligase; the protein is MNLHQTVEREAAAAFAAAGIAGANVVLQPAKNADFGDYQINGVMGAAKQAKQNPRELAQKVADALSGNAVIESAQVAGPGFINLCLKPDFLARHVQTALNDPRCGVAKKAAPQTVVIDYSSPNLAKEMHVGHLRSSIIGDSISRVLEFMGDSVIRQNHVGDWGTQFGMLVAYMVEQQKDNAAFELSDLEQFYRSAKVRFDEDAAFADTAREYVVKLQGGDENVLKLWQQFVDISLGHAQAVYDTLGLKLTPADVAGESKYNPELQNTVDDLVRQGLAVEDDGAKVVFLDEFKNKEGEPAAFIVQKQGGGFLYASTDLACLRYRVGTLHADRLLYVVDHRQSLHFEQLFTTSRKAGYLPENVKAEFIGFGTMMGKDGRPFKTRSGDTVKLVDLLDEAVERAAALVKEKNPDLGADDAAKIAQTVGIGAVKYADLSKNRTSDYVFDWDAMLSFEGNTAPYLQYAYTRVQSVFRKADDWDAAAELTLAEPAEKQLAVELLKFEDILQNVADTGYPHYLAAYLYQLATLFSRFYEACPILKAEGATRNSRLQLARLTGNVLKQGLDLLGIDVLDVM
- a CDS encoding GDSL-type esterase/lipase family protein: MPLTRRRFLALAAALAAAACTKTARHAAISRGSTVVALGDSLTYGYGAPPEAAYPVRLAAITGWTVVNGGVSGDTSAQALARLPALLKRAPKLVLLGIGGNDFLHRLPESDTRRHIGDTIAAVQGAGVPIVLIAEPKPGLGALVGSLSDHPLYAGLAEKYRVPLFADGWSRILSDGALKSDAIHANAEGYALFAERLAAFLQKQGFWRG